A genome region from Firmicutes bacterium HGW-Firmicutes-1 includes the following:
- a CDS encoding AP endonuclease: MKLATRINSFAGKGKNIIEILQQIASIDGINYVDLNYPEHFVDVDFSLLKTTLEELNLKVNGIALRFRDEFINGELGNQSDDISKNALKLCEEAVHMCKALNGSLVTIWLGYDGFDYSFQLNYANAWRKVVENMKIITNIDPTINISIEYKPFQPRAYSLVPDIGSTLLLTNDVKSDNIGVTLDFCHMLMKGENPAYGLCQTFERNKLFGVHLNDGQRMNDDGLIIGSVNFIQTLEFIYYLKKYQYDGVIYFDTFPVREDPTIECRTNIKMLNKLYNTIDSIGMVEIQKIIDDNDAISAQDILMKCLK; encoded by the coding sequence ATGAAATTAGCTACAAGAATAAATTCATTTGCTGGTAAGGGAAAGAACATAATAGAAATTTTGCAACAGATTGCTTCGATTGACGGTATAAATTATGTGGACTTGAATTATCCTGAACACTTTGTTGACGTAGATTTTAGCTTGCTTAAAACGACCCTTGAAGAATTGAATTTGAAGGTAAATGGAATTGCCTTGAGATTTAGAGATGAGTTTATTAATGGCGAGCTTGGAAATCAATCAGATGATATTTCAAAAAACGCGTTGAAGTTGTGTGAAGAGGCAGTACATATGTGTAAAGCTTTGAATGGAAGTTTGGTTACGATTTGGCTTGGGTATGATGGATTTGATTATTCTTTTCAACTGAATTATGCAAATGCATGGCGTAAAGTAGTTGAAAATATGAAAATCATAACCAACATTGATCCAACAATTAATATCAGTATTGAATATAAGCCATTTCAACCAAGAGCATACAGTCTTGTACCAGATATTGGATCAACATTGTTATTAACGAATGATGTGAAAAGTGATAATATAGGAGTAACACTTGATTTTTGTCACATGTTAATGAAGGGTGAAAATCCAGCATATGGGTTATGCCAAACCTTTGAGCGAAATAAGCTATTTGGTGTTCACCTAAATGATGGACAAAGAATGAATGATGATGGATTAATAATTGGTTCTGTTAATTTTATTCAGACCTTAGAATTTATTTATTATCTTAAAAAATACCAATACGATGGTGTCATTTATTTTGACACATTTCCAGTAAGGGAAGACCCGACAATAGAATGTAGAACAAATATTAAAATGCTTAATAAACTCTATAATACAATTGATTCAATAGGTATGGTGGAAATACAAAAAATAATTGATGATAATGATGCGATTTCTGCGCAAGATATTTTGATGAAATGTCTTAAATAA
- a CDS encoding 4-oxalocrotonate tautomerase, with translation MPIVNISLWPGRTKEQKSQLVQAITDDFVHILNAKPESVQIIFNEVDKDNWAIMGKLQKDN, from the coding sequence ATGCCAATTGTTAACATTTCATTATGGCCAGGTAGGACGAAGGAGCAAAAAAGTCAATTGGTTCAGGCTATAACTGACGATTTTGTACATATACTAAATGCTAAGCCGGAATCCGTCCAAATCATATTTAATGAAGTTGATAAAGATAACTGGGCTATTATGGGTAAGCTACAAAAAGACAACTAA
- a CDS encoding dipicolinate synthase subunit B yields MLLKDVKIAFALTGSFCVFDKVFPQIELLVKEGALVYPVVSGAVASTDSRFGKASDFLERLTKITGNPVIENMVEAEPLGVVYPVDITIISPCTGNTLSKLSDGATDSAPLMVAKGQFRNSKPVVIGIATNDGLGINGKSLGILLATKNVYFIPFGQDNYKDKPNSLVSKFDLTLPTILEALKGSQIQPILEKY; encoded by the coding sequence ATGTTATTAAAAGATGTAAAAATTGCATTTGCCCTTACTGGTTCTTTTTGTGTGTTTGACAAAGTATTTCCTCAAATTGAGTTACTTGTTAAAGAAGGGGCACTGGTTTATCCGGTAGTATCAGGCGCAGTTGCGAGCACTGATTCAAGGTTTGGTAAAGCATCTGATTTCCTAGAAAGATTAACAAAGATTACTGGAAACCCAGTGATTGAAAACATGGTAGAAGCTGAACCATTAGGTGTGGTTTATCCTGTTGACATTACTATTATCTCACCCTGTACTGGTAATACACTTTCAAAATTAAGTGATGGTGCAACAGATTCAGCGCCTTTAATGGTGGCAAAAGGTCAATTTAGAAATAGTAAGCCAGTTGTTATTGGCATAGCGACCAATGATGGGTTGGGTATTAATGGAAAAAGTCTTGGTATTTTACTTGCTACAAAGAATGTCTACTTTATTCCATTTGGGCAAGATAATTATAAAGATAAACCTAATTCACTGGTATCTAAGTTTGATTTAACCCTACCAACAATTTTAGAAGCACTAAAAGGTAGTCAAATACAGCCCATACTAGAAAAGTATTAA